In Phyllopteryx taeniolatus isolate TA_2022b chromosome 1, UOR_Ptae_1.2, whole genome shotgun sequence, the following proteins share a genomic window:
- the pcbp2 gene encoding poly(rC)-binding protein 2 isoform X3 — MDPSLVEGGLNVTLTIRLLMHGKEVGSIIGKKGESVKKMREESGARINISEGNCPERIITLAGPTTSIFKAFSMIIEKLEEDISTSMTNSTATSKPPVTMRLVVPASQCGSLIGKGGCKIKEIRESAGAQVQVAGDMLPNSTERAITVAGTPQSIIECVKQICVVMLESPPKGVTIPYRPKPSGSPVIFAGGQAYAVQGQHAIPQPDVSEGPSLTKLHQLAMQQSPFPIAHSNQGFQGFSLCSHSSYSLSSSAASLAVRGRR, encoded by the exons ATGGACCCAAGTCTGGTTGAAGGAGGACTTAATGTCACCTTAACTATCAGGTTACTCATGCATGGAAAG GAGGTTGGAAGTATCATTGGCAAg AAAGGGGAGTCTGTtaagaaaatgagagaggag AGTGGCGCTCGCATCAACATCTCTGAGGGGAACTGTCCAGAGAGGATCATAACCCTGGCAGGACCCACCACGTCCATTTTCAAAGCATTCTCCATGATCATTGAGAAATTGGAGGAG GACATCAGTACCTCAATGACTAATAGTACAGCCACCAGCAAACCACCAGTCACCATGCGCCTCGTCGTACCTGCCAGCCAGTGCGGGTCGCTCATCGGCAAAGGGGGCTGCAAGATCAAAGAAATTAGAGAG TCAGCAGGAGCTCAGGTACAAGTAGCAGGGGACATGTTGCCCAACTCAACAGAACGTGCCATCACTGTTGCAGGGACCCCACAGTCCATCATTGAGTGTGTGAAGCAGATCTGTGTTGTCATGCTTGAG TCCCCTCCGAAGGGAGTAACCATCCCATACCGACCCAAACCCTCAGGCTCTCCTGTCATCTTTGCAGGTGGTCAG GCATACGCTGTCCAAGGACAGCACGCCATTCCTCAGCCTGATGTAAGTGAAGGGCCCTCT CTCACCAAACTTCACCAGCTGGCCATGCAGCAGAGCCCCTTCCCCATTGCGCACAGCAACCAGGGCTTCCAGG GTTTCAGTCTGTGCTCACATTCCTCATATTCGCTCAGCTCATCGGCTGCATCATTGGCCGTCAGGGGGCGAAGATAA
- the pcbp2 gene encoding poly(rC)-binding protein 2 isoform X2, giving the protein MDPSLVEGGLNVTLTIRLLMHGKEVGSIIGKKGESVKKMREESGARINISEGNCPERIITLAGPTTSIFKAFSMIIEKLEEDISTSMTNSTATSKPPVTMRLVVPASQCGSLIGKGGCKIKEIRESAGAQVQVAGDMLPNSTERAITVAGTPQSIIECVKQICVVMLESPPKGVTIPYRPKPSGSPVIFAGGQAYAVQGQHAIPQPDLTKLHQLAMQQSPFPIAHSNQGFQAGMDASAQTGSHELTIPNDLIGCIIGRQGAKINEIRQMSGAQIKIANPVEGSTDRQVTITGSHASINLAEYLINARLSSEASGLAN; this is encoded by the exons ATGGACCCAAGTCTGGTTGAAGGAGGACTTAATGTCACCTTAACTATCAGGTTACTCATGCATGGAAAG GAGGTTGGAAGTATCATTGGCAAg AAAGGGGAGTCTGTtaagaaaatgagagaggag AGTGGCGCTCGCATCAACATCTCTGAGGGGAACTGTCCAGAGAGGATCATAACCCTGGCAGGACCCACCACGTCCATTTTCAAAGCATTCTCCATGATCATTGAGAAATTGGAGGAG GACATCAGTACCTCAATGACTAATAGTACAGCCACCAGCAAACCACCAGTCACCATGCGCCTCGTCGTACCTGCCAGCCAGTGCGGGTCGCTCATCGGCAAAGGGGGCTGCAAGATCAAAGAAATTAGAGAG TCAGCAGGAGCTCAGGTACAAGTAGCAGGGGACATGTTGCCCAACTCAACAGAACGTGCCATCACTGTTGCAGGGACCCCACAGTCCATCATTGAGTGTGTGAAGCAGATCTGTGTTGTCATGCTTGAG TCCCCTCCGAAGGGAGTAACCATCCCATACCGACCCAAACCCTCAGGCTCTCCTGTCATCTTTGCAGGTGGTCAG GCATACGCTGTCCAAGGACAGCACGCCATTCCTCAGCCTGAT CTCACCAAACTTCACCAGCTGGCCATGCAGCAGAGCCCCTTCCCCATTGCGCACAGCAACCAGGGCTTCCAGG CTGGGATGGACGCCTCTGCACAAACTGGCTCACATGAGCTCACCATTCCAAACGAC CTCATCGGCTGCATCATTGGCCGTCAGGGGGCGAAGATAAATGAGATCCGTCAGATGTCGGGCGCTCAGATCAAGATTGCCAATCCTGTGGAGGGTTCCACTGACAGACAGGTCACCATCACTGGCTCCCATGCCAGCATCAACCTTGCTGAGTACCTGATCAATGCTCG
- the pcbp2 gene encoding poly(rC)-binding protein 2 isoform X1, with the protein MDPSLVEGGLNVTLTIRLLMHGKEVGSIIGKKGESVKKMREESGARINISEGNCPERIITLAGPTTSIFKAFSMIIEKLEEDISTSMTNSTATSKPPVTMRLVVPASQCGSLIGKGGCKIKEIRESAGAQVQVAGDMLPNSTERAITVAGTPQSIIECVKQICVVMLESPPKGVTIPYRPKPSGSPVIFAGGQAYAVQGQHAIPQPDVSEGPSLTKLHQLAMQQSPFPIAHSNQGFQAGMDASAQTGSHELTIPNDLIGCIIGRQGAKINEIRQMSGAQIKIANPVEGSTDRQVTITGSHASINLAEYLINARLSSEASGLAN; encoded by the exons ATGGACCCAAGTCTGGTTGAAGGAGGACTTAATGTCACCTTAACTATCAGGTTACTCATGCATGGAAAG GAGGTTGGAAGTATCATTGGCAAg AAAGGGGAGTCTGTtaagaaaatgagagaggag AGTGGCGCTCGCATCAACATCTCTGAGGGGAACTGTCCAGAGAGGATCATAACCCTGGCAGGACCCACCACGTCCATTTTCAAAGCATTCTCCATGATCATTGAGAAATTGGAGGAG GACATCAGTACCTCAATGACTAATAGTACAGCCACCAGCAAACCACCAGTCACCATGCGCCTCGTCGTACCTGCCAGCCAGTGCGGGTCGCTCATCGGCAAAGGGGGCTGCAAGATCAAAGAAATTAGAGAG TCAGCAGGAGCTCAGGTACAAGTAGCAGGGGACATGTTGCCCAACTCAACAGAACGTGCCATCACTGTTGCAGGGACCCCACAGTCCATCATTGAGTGTGTGAAGCAGATCTGTGTTGTCATGCTTGAG TCCCCTCCGAAGGGAGTAACCATCCCATACCGACCCAAACCCTCAGGCTCTCCTGTCATCTTTGCAGGTGGTCAG GCATACGCTGTCCAAGGACAGCACGCCATTCCTCAGCCTGATGTAAGTGAAGGGCCCTCT CTCACCAAACTTCACCAGCTGGCCATGCAGCAGAGCCCCTTCCCCATTGCGCACAGCAACCAGGGCTTCCAGG CTGGGATGGACGCCTCTGCACAAACTGGCTCACATGAGCTCACCATTCCAAACGAC CTCATCGGCTGCATCATTGGCCGTCAGGGGGCGAAGATAAATGAGATCCGTCAGATGTCGGGCGCTCAGATCAAGATTGCCAATCCTGTGGAGGGTTCCACTGACAGACAGGTCACCATCACTGGCTCCCATGCCAGCATCAACCTTGCTGAGTACCTGATCAATGCTCG
- the pcbp2 gene encoding poly(rC)-binding protein 2 isoform X4, with amino-acid sequence MDPSLVEGGLNVTLTIRLLMHGKEVGSIIGKKGESVKKMREESGARINISEGNCPERIITLAGPTTSIFKAFSMIIEKLEEDISTSMTNSTATSKPPVTMRLVVPASQCGSLIGKGGCKIKEIRESAGAQVQVAGDMLPNSTERAITVAGTPQSIIECVKQICVVMLESPPKGVTIPYRPKPSGSPVIFAGGQAYAVQGQHAIPQPDLTKLHQLAMQQSPFPIAHSNQGFQGFSLCSHSSYSLSSSAASLAVRGRR; translated from the exons ATGGACCCAAGTCTGGTTGAAGGAGGACTTAATGTCACCTTAACTATCAGGTTACTCATGCATGGAAAG GAGGTTGGAAGTATCATTGGCAAg AAAGGGGAGTCTGTtaagaaaatgagagaggag AGTGGCGCTCGCATCAACATCTCTGAGGGGAACTGTCCAGAGAGGATCATAACCCTGGCAGGACCCACCACGTCCATTTTCAAAGCATTCTCCATGATCATTGAGAAATTGGAGGAG GACATCAGTACCTCAATGACTAATAGTACAGCCACCAGCAAACCACCAGTCACCATGCGCCTCGTCGTACCTGCCAGCCAGTGCGGGTCGCTCATCGGCAAAGGGGGCTGCAAGATCAAAGAAATTAGAGAG TCAGCAGGAGCTCAGGTACAAGTAGCAGGGGACATGTTGCCCAACTCAACAGAACGTGCCATCACTGTTGCAGGGACCCCACAGTCCATCATTGAGTGTGTGAAGCAGATCTGTGTTGTCATGCTTGAG TCCCCTCCGAAGGGAGTAACCATCCCATACCGACCCAAACCCTCAGGCTCTCCTGTCATCTTTGCAGGTGGTCAG GCATACGCTGTCCAAGGACAGCACGCCATTCCTCAGCCTGAT CTCACCAAACTTCACCAGCTGGCCATGCAGCAGAGCCCCTTCCCCATTGCGCACAGCAACCAGGGCTTCCAGG GTTTCAGTCTGTGCTCACATTCCTCATATTCGCTCAGCTCATCGGCTGCATCATTGGCCGTCAGGGGGCGAAGATAA